A genomic window from Salvia miltiorrhiza cultivar Shanhuang (shh) chromosome 5, IMPLAD_Smil_shh, whole genome shotgun sequence includes:
- the LOC130985956 gene encoding ATP-dependent 6-phosphofructokinase 2, protein MASDGERREDELRIPNMKLQRVPHLTDTLPSLLAHPNPLDSNPFFHPSSEFYITPSDVILRHILHDVSHRSPAPGPHLAYHRAGPRKTIFFDPGHVRAAIVTCGGLCPGMNTVIRELVVGLWELYGVRHIFGVAAGYRGFYSTEPLPLNPKMVHDWHRKGGTALETSRGGFHLDRIVDAIHDRGFNQVYIIGGDGTMRGMVEIFNEIKRRKLNIAVAGIPKTVDNDVGIIDRSFGFQTAVEMAQQAISAAHTEAESAVNGVGLVKLMGRSTGHIALHATLSSRDVDCCLIPEMDFFLEGRGGLLEFLGGRLKDNGHAVVVVAEGAGQDVIPKGQESHVEERDESGNPVFLDVGGWLKSELKKWWARDHPNELFTVKSIDPTYMIRAVPPNATDNLYCTLLAHSAIHGAMAGYTGFVCGPINGNYAYIPVEEVAAAKNPVDTRDHKWAWVRSLTNQPDFQRR, encoded by the exons ATGGCCTCCGACGGAGAGCGCCGTGAAGATGAACTGAGAATCCCAAATATGAAGCTACAGCGCGTGCCGCACCTGACGGACACCCTCCCCTCCCTCCTCGCCCACCCGAACCCGCTCGACAGCAACCCATTCTTCCACCCCTCCTCCGAGTTCTACATCACCCCCTCCGACGTCATCCTCCGCCACATCCTCCATGACGTCTCCCACCGTTCCCCCGCCCCCGGGCCCCACCTGGCTTACCACCGTGCCGGCCCCAGGAAGACCATCTTCTTCGACCCCGGGCACGTGCGGGCGGCTATAGTCACGTGTGGGGGTCTCTGCCCCGGGATGAACACCGTCATCAGGGAGCTGGTGGTAGGCCTCTGGGAGCTCTACGGCGTGCGCCACATCTTCGGCGTGGCGGCGGGCTACCGGGGATTTTATTCCACTGAGCCGCTGCCCTTGAACCCTAAGATGGTCCATGACTGGCACAGGAAGGGCGGCACCGCCCTCGAGACTTCAAGGGGCGGCTTCCACCTCGATCGAATCGTCGATGCCATTCATGATCGCGGCTTCAACCAG GTATATATCATCGGCGGCGACGGCACGATGCGCGGCATGGTGGAGATATTCAACGAGATAAAGCGGCGGAAACTGAACATCGCGGTCGCCGGAATTCCGAAGACGGTGGACAACGACGTAGGCATAATAGACCGATCGTTCGGATTCCAAACCGCGGTGGAGATGGCTCAGCAAGCGATCAGCGCGGCTCACACGGAGGCGGAGAGCGCGGTGAACGGCGTGGGGTTGGTGAAGCTGATGGGGCGCAGCACCGGCCACATCGCCCTCCACGCCACCCTCAGCAGCCGTGACGTGGACTGCTGCCTCATCCCGGAGATGGACTTCTTCCTGGAAGGCAGAGGCGGGCTGCTAGAGTTCCTGGGCGGGCGCCTCAAAGACAACGGGcacgcggtggtggtggtggcggagggaGCCGGGCAGGACGTGATACCGAAGGGCCAGGAATCTCATGTTGAAGAGAGGGATGAGTCGGGGAATCCGGTGTTCTTGGACGTGGGAGGGTGGTTGAAGTCGGAGCTCAAGAAGTGGTGGGCGAGGGATCATCCCAATGAGCTCTTCACGGTCAAATCTATTGATCCCACCTACATGATCAGAGCTGTGCCGCCCAATGCGACGGATAATCTGTATTGTACGTTGTTGGCGCACTCGGCCATCCACGGTGCCATGGCCGGCTACACTGGCTTTGTCTGCGGCCCCATCAATGGGAACTACGCCTACATTCCGGTGGAGGAGGTGGCGGCGGCCAAGAATCCGGTGGACACGAGGGATCACAAGTGGGCGTGGGTTCGATCTCTCACTAATCAGCCTGATTTTCAGAGGAGGTGA
- the LOC130985953 gene encoding glucan endo-1,3-beta-glucosidase 5 — MERIRKILLVVLSVSAAVAVVESAIGVNWGSIALHRLSPDTVVDLLKDNKIERVKLFDADPDSLKALMGSGIQVMVGIPNEMLALLSSSTSASDLWVSQNVSKYMVKGGVDIKYVAVGNEPFLTSYSGQFQSYVVPTMVNLQQSLAKANLASMVKLVVPCNADAYESNLPSQGAFRPELTQIMTQIVSFLNSNGSPFIVNIYPFLSLYGNSDFPQDYAFFEGTTHPVVDGPNTYYNAFDGNFDTLVAALSKLGYPQMPIVIGEVGWPTDGASGANLTAARVFNQGLVKNVLSNKGTPLRPGVPPMDVYLFSLLDEGAKSTLPGNFERHWGIFSFDGQAKYRLNLGNGYLKNAKEVKYLPSRWCVANPNRDLSTVASHFKLACNYADCTTLSYGGSCNNIGEKGNISYAFNSYYQLQKQNPQSCEFDGLGMITMLDPSIGDCRFLVGVTDGKSLGFRLDGGWTVFLLIAFWASRVIFM, encoded by the exons ATGGAAAGAATCCGCAAAATCCTACTAGTTGTGCTGAGCGTGTcagcggcggtggcggtggtggaATCAGCGATAGGGGTGAACTGGGGCTCCATTGCGCTCCACCGCCTCTCGCCCGATACAGTTGTGGATCTTTTGAAGGACAACAAGATTGAAAGAGTAAAGCTGTTTGATGCCGACCCAGACTCGCTCAAGGCATTAATGGGCAGTGGGATCCAAGTCATGGTTGGGATCCCTAACGAAATGCTCGCGCTCCTTAGCTCCTCTACCTCTGCCTCTGATTTGTGGGTTTCTCAAAATGTCTCCAAATATATGGTTAAAGGCGGTGTTGATATCAa GTACGTTGCAGTTGGAAACGAGCCATTCCTGACTAGTTACTCGGGTCAATTCCAATCTTATGTTGTGCCTACTATGGTGAATTTACAACAGTCTCTGGCTAAAGCAAATCTTGCTAGCATGGTAAAGTTGGTTGTCCCATGCAATGCTGATGCCTATGAATCTAATCTACCATCACAAGGAGCCTTTCGACCAGAGCTGACACAAATAATGACGCAGATTGTTTCTTTCCTCAACTCTAATGGTTCGCCTTTCATAGTGAATATATACCCCTTCCTTAGCCTGTATGGGAACTCCGATTTTCCTCAAGATTATGCATTCTTCGAGGGTACAACACATCCTGTGGTGGATGGACCAAATACCTACTACAATGCATTTGATGGTAATTTTGACACACTAGTTGCAGCGCTCAGTAAATTAGGTTATCCTCAAATGCCGATTGTTATAGGGGAGGTGGGTTGGCCAACAGATGGTGCCTCTGGGGCAAATCTCACTGCAGCGAGGGTTTTCAACCAGGGACTTGTTAAGAATGTTTTGTCGAATAAGGGAACTCCTCTAAGGCCAGGTGTCCCGCCTATGGACGTCTATCTTTTCAGTCTTCTTGATGAGGGGGCCAAGAGTACCCTACCCGGGAACTTTGAGAGGCACTGGGGCATATTCTCGTTTGATGGACAGGCCAAGTACCGACTGAATCTTGGTAATGGATATTTGAAAAACGCAAAAGAGGTTAAGTATCTTCCTTCCAGGTGGTGCGTTGCAAATCCTAACCGGGATCTTTCTACCGTGGCTAGCCACTTCAAGCTTGCTTGTAATTATGCTGATTGCACGACGCTCAGCTATGGAGGATCCTGCAACAATATTGGTGAGAAGGGGAATATATCATATGCTTTCAATAGCTATTATCAGTTGCAGAAGCAGAATCCTCAGAGCTGTGAGTTTGATGGGCTCGGGATGATCACTATGTTGGATCCTTCGATTGGTGACTGCAGATTTCTTGTTGGTGTTACGGATGGGAAATCTTTAGGCTTTAGATTGGATGGTGGATGGACTGTATTCTTGTTAATTGCTTTTTGGGCGTCTCGCGTGATTTTCATGTGA
- the LOC130985954 gene encoding E3 ubiquitin-protein ligase RGLG1-like, producing MGAKLSSNGSFIRRNAINHGSSPHNTDDAETTHFSTRYGRIPDNYRTIEQVTQALAESGLESSNLIVGIDFTKSNEWTGRDSFNGRCLHHLSDGLNPYQHAISIIGRTLSHFDEDNLIPCFGFGDVTTHDRDVFSFYSDNRPCDGFEEAVSRYREIVPHIRLSGPTSFAPIIETAIGIVDRSGGQYHVLLIIADGQVTRSDDIGSGQLSPQEQNTVNAIVRASEYPLSIIVVGVGDGPWDMMREFDDNIPARAFDNIQFVNFTEIMSRNIPLPQLETEFALASLMEIPLQYRATLELQLLGNQRGHITTLPLPPPSHNLRSNSELTLTRSSSYSQAFSTTYPSSPVSASSSSNERRCPVCFYRKRDLALGCGHQTCHDCAEELSWCPICRVEITTRIRLYD from the exons ATGGGGGCGAAGCTCTCGAGCAATGGAAGTTTTATCCGTAGGAATGCAATCAACCATGGATCTTCCCCTCATAATACCGATGATGCTGAAACCACTCATTTTTCTACGAGATATGGAAGAATCCCCGACAACTACCGGACTATCGAACAG GTTACACAAGCGCTTGCTGAATCGGGTCTGGAATCTTCAAATCTGATAGTTGGCATTGACTTCACGAAAAGCAATGAATGGACAGGGAGAGATTCCTTCAACGGAAGGTGCCTTCATCACCTCAGCGATGGCTTGAATCCATACCAGCACGCCATCTCCATCATTGGAAGGACTCTCTCACATTTCGATGAGGATAATCTCATTCCATGTTTTGGCTTTGGCGATG TTACTACTCATGATCGAGATGTGTTCAGCTTCTATTCGGACAACAGGCCCTGTGATGGCTTTGAGGAGGCTGTCTCTCGTTATAGAGAGATCGTTCCACATATTCGGCTATCAG GACCTACGTCGTTTGCCCCAATAATCGAGACTGCTATAGGGATAGTTGATCGAAGTGGTGGTCAATATCATGTTCTCTTGATCATAGCTGATGGCCAA GTCACAAGAAGCGATGACATAGGATCTGGACAGCTAAGCCCTCAGGAGCAAAACACAGTTAATGCTATAGTGAGAGCAAG CGAGTACCCGTTGTCCATTATCGTGGTTGGAGTTGGAGACGGACCGTGGGATATGATGCGCGAGTTTGATGACAATATCCCAGCCAGAGCCTTTGACAATATACAG TTTGTCAATTTCACAGAAATCATGTCAAGAAATATCCCTCTACCCCAGTTGGAAACTGAGTTTGCCTTGGCTTCATTGATGGAAATCCCTTTACAATACAGAGCAACATTGGAACTCCAACTCTTGGG AAACCAGAGAGGACACATCACAACTCTCCCGTTGCCACCTCCATCACACAACTTGAGATCGAACAGCGAACTAACCTTAACCCGTTCAAGCAGCTATAGCCAAGCCTTTTCAACTACCTATCCATCCTCTCCTGTTTCCGCTTCAAGCTCTTCAAATGAAAGG AGGTGCCCCGTTTGTTTCTACAGGAAACGAGATCTTGCACTTGGATGCGGCCATCAG ACGTGCCATGACTGTGCTGAAGAACTGAGCTGGTGCCCTATTTGTCGGGTGGAGATAACAACCAGGATAAGGCTTTATGATTAG
- the LOC130985957 gene encoding subtilisin-like protease SBT5.4, translating into MLFGKILPTFVALFILFAVFHQPALATKKAYVVYLGAHSHGPEPTSADLHRVTTSHTQLLSSFLGSEDKAEDALIHSYERHINGFSAFLEEEEAAEIAKQAGVVSVFLNQGKKLHTTHSWDFLRVENNGVIEASSIWKKARFGEDTIIANLDTGVWPESKSFSGQGYGPIPSKWKGICQFNQSLCNRKLIGARYFIKGYEAYTGKQDPSMHNPRDTEGHGSHTLSTAGGNMVAGASVFGIGNGTAKGGSPRARVATYKICWPQINQNSCFDSDMMHAFDAAIADGVDVISLSVGGDPLDYMLDSIAIGSLHAVTKGIAVVCSGGNSGPKPRTISNVAPWIFTVAASTIDRRFEADVQLKNASLLKGVSMSKALPHDGFYPLISAADAAAANVSAHDALLCLDKSLDSGKVAGKIVVCMRGENARVSKGIEAARAGAAGMVLCNDQTDGNDVTGDAHFLPATHISYADGLVLFAYINSTKNPEALITPPTGVLGVKPSPAMAAFSSRGPNSITPQILKPDITAPGVNIIAAFTATVGPTPVAEDRRRTPYYVMSGTSMSCPHVAGVVGLLRTLHPDWSPAAMKSAIMTTSRTRANTALPMRDYNDREADAFARGSGDIRPNRAADPGLVYDMGLTDYYDFLCGIGYNHSLISHITQSDYQCPKNFDVLNLNYPSISVPSLNGSVRVTRRLKNVGSAGRYVARVKQPPFFRVWVEPSILEFSEIGEEKSFSVTVKSKGSVSGFRFGGLTWTDGIHYVRSPIVVANAARV; encoded by the exons ATGTTATTTGGCAAGATTTTGCCAACTTTTGTGGCACTATTCATTCTTTTTGCTGTATTCCACCAACCAGCTTTAGCCACAAAAAAG GCCTATGTTGTCTACTTGGGAGCACATTCTCATGGCCCAGAACCAACATCTGCTGATCTTCACCGAGTTACCACCTCTCACACTCAGTTGCTATCATCATTTCTAGGAAG TGAAGATAAGGCTGAAGATGCACTAATCCACTCTTATGAAAGGCACATTAATGGCTTCTCTGCTTTTCTCGAAGAGGAAGAAGCTGCAGAAATTGCGA AGCAAGCGGGAGTAGTATCTGTGTTCTTGAATCAAGGGAAGAAACTGCACACGACACATTCATGGGATTTTCTGAGGGTGGAAAATAATGGTGTGATTGAAGCTTCTTCGATATGGAAGAAAGCTAGATTCGGCGAAGATACCATCATAGCCAATCTTGATACAG GTGTGTGGCCGGAATCAAAGAGCTTTAGTGGCCAAGGCTATGGCCCCATTCCATCAAAGTGGAAAGGAATCTGTCAGTTTAATCAGAGTCTTTGCAATAg GAAGTTAATCGGAGCTCGTTACTTCATCAAAGGGTACGAGGCTTACACCGGGAAACAGGATCCGTCGATGCACAATCCGCGCGACACCGAAGGGCATGGGTCCCACACTCTGTCGACCGCCGGCGGGAACATGGTGGCCGGAGCCAGTGTTTTCGGCATTGGAAACGGCACGGCCAAGGGAGGCTCGCCCAGGGCACGCGTCGCCACCTACAAGATATGCTGGCCTCAGATTAACCAAAACTCGTGCTTCGATTCCGACATGATGCACGCCTTCGACGCCGCCATAGCCGACGGCGTCGACGTCATCTCTTTGTCTGTCGGCGGCGATCCACTCGACTACATGCTCGATAGCATCGCTATTGGTTCCTTGCATGCTGTGACCAAGGGCATCGCCGTCGTCTGCTCCGGCGGCAACTCCGGCCCTAAACCGCGCACTATTTCTAATGTTGCGCCCTGGATTTTCACTGTTGCCGCAAGCACGATTGACCGTCGCTTTGAGGCTGATGTTCAACTCAAAAACGCCTCACTTCTTAAG GGTGTGAGCATGAGTAAAGCGCTGCCACACGACGGTTTTTATCCTCTTATTAGCGCTGCTGATGCTGCAGCTGCCAATGTATCTGCACATGATGC CCTCCTATGCTTAGACAAATCACTGGATTCGGGTAAGGTGGCGGGAAAAATAGTTGTGTGTATGAGGGGTGAGAATGCGAGAGTCTCTAAGGGCATTGAGGCAGCGCGTGCGGGTGCTGCCGGAATGGTTCTCTGCAATGACCAAACAGATGGGAACGACGTGACCGGAGACGCTCATTTTCTCCCAGCCACTCACATCAGCTACGCCGATGGCCTTGTTCTTTTTGCTTACATCAATTCTACCAA AAATCCAGAAGCCCTAATCACACCTCCTACTGGCGTGCTTGGTGTTAAGCCATCTCCCGCCATGGCCGCTTTCTCTTCCAGAGGCCCCAATTCCATCACTCCACAAATTCTCAAGCCTGATATAACAGCGCCGGGAGTCAACATAATCGCGGCATTCACCGCAACAGTGGGCCCCACCCCGGTGGCGGAGGACCGCCGCAGGACTCCCTACTACGTGATGTCGGGAACGTCGATGTCGTGCCCGCACGTGGCCGGAGTGGTGGGCCTGCTGAGGACGCTCCACCCGGACTGGAGCCCCGCCGCCATGAAATCCGCCATCATGACCACCTCGCGGACCAGGGCGAACACCGCGCTTCCCATGCGCGACTACAACGACCGCGAGGCCGACGCCTTTGCGCGCGGATCGGGCGACATCCGCCCCAACCGGGCCGCCGATCCCGGGCTGGTCTACGACATGGGACTCACCGACTACTACGACTTCCTCTGCGGCATCGGCTACAACCACTCCCTCATCAGCCACATCACGCAGTCGGACTACCAATGCCCTAAGAATTTCGACGTCTTAAACCTCAACTACCCTTCCATCTCCGTTCCGTCGCTCAACGGATCCGTGAGGGTGACGAGGAGATTGAAGAATGTGGGCAGCGCGGGCAGGTACGTTGCCCGTGTTAAACAGCCGCCGTTTTTCAGAGTTTGGGTGGAGCCGAGTATTCTCGAGTTCAGCGAGATCGGGGAGGAGAAGAGCTTTAGCGTTACTGTAAAATCCAAGGGATCGGTGAGCGGGTTTAGGTTCGGGGGGCTGACGTGGACGGATGGGATCCATTATGTGAGAAGTCCCATTGTGGTTGCTAATGCTGCTCGCGTATAA